The following nucleotide sequence is from Rhodospirillales bacterium.
TCACGCTCCAGACGTTCCTGAAGCGGTAAGTTCTGAGAAGGCTTGATTACTATTTGTAAGCTAGACGCCAAAACTTCAATTTTAAAATCAAACCAGCGCGCGAGTTCATCGACGGGAACAAAGATATCTTCGTCCTCAGAAAACACGGACTCAGAAATAGTAAATTCGCCCAGATCAGAGCGCGCAATTTTTGTGTTTAGATTGAAATCAAAAAATTTATTTTCACGGATATACCAGCCTTGTGCCGTTTGAGTTTGCGTATTCACGGTAATTGGCAAATCGAGTGCGGCAACAAAGTCTTTTAATGACAAAGCAATTCGTTGCCCTTTTACACGACCAAAAATCAAATTGTCCAGTTTCAAGCGCCTCGGCAGATATACCTCAAAAAGGAGCTGTTCGCCTTCCGGCAAAATATTTTGCGCCGATGACGCGCCGCTTTTTGTTGCGGGGCTGGCATTTTGCAAAAATTTATCGGCAGTGGCAAAACCGCGGCGCATGCGTGTTAAGAATTCTTTGGCAAATGATAAACGCTCAGTTTGCGTGAAAGATTCCTCTTGCGAATCAGCCCCCCCTGCTACCTTTGCAAGCGCAGCATTTTCAGCCATAAAAAAACAACTGATAAAACAAATGTATAGCGCCAATCTCAAGCGAAAAATTGTCATAAAACTCTAAAGCTGTTATGGGTATATGGTGTAAGACGCAAAGAACTACAGCCATTTAAGCACATAAAGTCTGTGGACACAATTGAACGGCTTTTTTAAATAATCTGTGAATAGGTTTTTTGTTTAAAATTTAATAATGATTTAACCGGTTTCGTGTGATATTAAAGAGGTAGTCTTAATTTTTCTAAAATTAAAAGCACTGCGTTCAAAGAAGATGTAACCAGGGACTTTAAAGGAGAAGCCTTATGAAATTTACTTCCATGAAAGCGCTTGCATTTGCGGGCGCACTCACGATTGGTCTTGCTATGTCCGGCACAGCCCAAGCACAAACTGAAAACGTAACCGCCACTTTGATTACTTCCAGCGCGATTACATCAGCTCTCGTCACTGATATGGATTTTGGTGAATTCTTGATCCAGCATGGAACAGATACACCAACACTGACATTATCTAACGATGGCTCTATTGCTGTAACATCTGGCGGTGTTGTCGACTCTCAAGTCGTAGAGATCACGCCGACTATTTCAGAAGGTGGTGTTACGGTGCAAATCCCAGCCCCAGGATCACTGGATATGACATCGTCAAACCTTATTGACTTTGCTTCCGCTTCTTTGGCTTTGGATATTGTTACTTATCGTACAGCCTCAGAAAACGGGCAAGTCATCACAACAGGCGGGGTAACCGGTGTGGCTGTTCCTGTAACGGTTCTTGCCGGTGCCACGGATGAAGCCATCGCTTTTGGTGGTACAATTGACATCTCAGGTACGCCGCTTGATAACACGCACACAGCTACATTTGATGTGACGTTTACGTATCCATAAGCGGGTAACGGTATATAAAGTTTGAAAAAGGCGCCCTTTGAGGCGCCTTTTTTACAGTCTTTGTTCTTCCGCTTATACAGTCTACTGCACAGGGACTAACCGCTCATCATATATCAGGCCTTTATCGTTGTCATAGTGCCTGAGCACGATGCGTATATTGCGGCCTGAGAGATTGCTCTCATCAATCAACGGCACGCGAAATGTGCGGCTTGGAACTTCCGGATAGACATGCGCATTACCGTTCTCCCCGATAACCTTTCCTGTCGGATCATAAATATACATATGCCCGATCACACCATATGGATCGTTCCCGCGCGCAATCGTTACGAGTGCTTCAAGCATGCCGTTCTCTGGATTGCGCTGAAGCTTTACATTTTGAATTTTACCGGCAAGCGTTGGGCTCCCCGCGCGGAACATCACCGGAATACTATAGGAGATATTAATCTTCACAGCCGCCGAGGATGCCCCTTTTTCCTGGCTCTCATTTTGCTCATTAATATCATCACGCAGTGCTTTGAACTGCAAATGCGCTCTATATTCACCATCAGCAACCCCGGCAGGGCGCCGAAGCGCCAGCCTGATTTTCTGCTTTGCACTCGGTGGCAACGTGACACGGCGAGGAGTAAAAACAACGTATTGCGATAAATCAAACTCCGTGGCTGGGCTTTCCGTAATGGTTGTTGCCGCCCCGGCTCCGGTGCCGTCGTCCTCATTCATCCTGTAATGCTGCCAGCCTATATCGTAGGTTTTTGCCTCGTTTGAAGTGTTCACAAGAGTTACCTCTTTAAAGCGGTCCCCTTCTTCAAATACAATTCTTGTGGGAGTGATCGTGATATCCGCCAAGGAGGTTTTATGTGCAAACAGCGATGCGAACATTATACTGCACACGAACAAAACCTTAAGTATTTTCATTATTCTCTCCTGATTCTTTTTAAAAATTAATCTGAATTTCCAGCATGCCATTATATGTCCGATCAAGATAAGGAACCCCGTTGCCGCTGGTATCTGCAGTTGCCCCCACCCGTATCTGTGCCACGCCTGCTCCGTCTGTTGATGCAGGATGGCTCTCCGTAAATGTATTCATTTGAAAGCTTAAACCGCCGGATGTGAGGGGGGTGGTTTGACTTATAACCACGCTGGTAATAGCCGTACTGGCAGGCAATCCATCAATATCATAAATCCCGTCTTGCCCGGTTGCCGCAATCTCTATAAAGCCTGCCGGGTCGTAAGTGACCACACCACCAACATTCACTGTTATCGAATATACCGCATCATTATGCGTTACAATGTATTCGCCGAACTGCAACGCTTGAATTTCCGTAACGCCAGCGAATGCGCGAGGTGATAAACCAAGCAATATTAAACCCGCTAAAACATATTGAATATGCCGAATCATCTCACGCCTTTTGTTGAAATTTGAGATCAGAGTACTGAAAATCCCCTTATATCACAAGGTAGATTTTTCATCAAAAAAAGCAAAAAACCGCGGGTTTGTGCATAAATATGTGCATAAAAACTGAATAGTTGCTTGACCGTGAGTCATGGCTCACATACCCTTAAACGTGTATCGTTCTGATACTTTTGTGTTTTCTTTGGGCTGACTTTTTACATTTCGGGCATCGCTCCACTTTTTCCTCGGGGCATTTTGGTTCATTACCATATGAATAAGAGATTTGGTTTATGGGTATTTTGGATGCTGTTTGCGGGTTTGACCGCAAGCTGTGGTCCTCTTACCGATACTCCCAAGCCCGAACAGACCCTGAATTCAGCCCCTTCTTCAGAAAACCTTATCAGCCCAAACGCCCCGTCACAGGCCTCTTCCACTTCAGCCCTGGAAGTTCCCGCCCCTATTGCGATGCCACCAAGTTATGGTGATCGCCCGCCTGAACCGGGGCAAATGCAATCCAGCACTATGCCAAACGGCTTGCCTGCCCTTCAGCCCAAGGGAATCAACGTTGAGAGCCTGTTTGCAACCAAGATCAGTGATTCTGATCAGCGCTTTGCGCGGCTTGAAAATGCCGTGCTGGATCTGCGGCGTGAGTTTGAAACCTTCAAACCCGCTATCACCCGTCTGGTTGCGGTTGAATCCGATATTCAGGATTTGATCAAACAACTCGACATCTTACTGCGTAATGAACCGGTGGCGCCGCCCATGCCACTAAAACCTGAAACCGGCCCTATGCCGCTTACAGCGGCAGATCAGGCGCCGCCGCCCAATGCCGGAGCCATTAGCCCCGCTCCTCCACAGTCGCCCGCAGCGCCCCCTGCCCCCAAAGCGGTGAGTGGCAAGCCAGTTGTAAAAGCACTGCGCGTTGGACAGCATAGCGATAAAATCCGCCTAGTTTTGGATGTTTCGAAGAAAACTCCGTATAGCGCGGATTTGGATACTGAAGAAAAATTACTGATTATCGAACTGCCCGAAGCACAATGGAATGCAGCCCGCCAGCAGAGTTTTGCCCGCTCTGAGCTGTTGCAGTCCTATAGCGTTGAACCGATTAATGATGGCGCGGGAAGCCGCGTTGTTATGACACTTAAACGCCCAACGCAGCTTATAAAACAGCAAGCCCTGCCGCCTGGAAATGGAAATGCAGATCACAGAATATTTCTGGATTTGAGCTTATAGTTTTTTTAAAAGGGCTTTACGTTGGCCCGACGCCCAAAGATTTGTAAAGACGAATAAGGGCCAAAGCCTTAGCGGCTTGCGCATTGGTCAGTGCGCTTTGTGCGTCGTTCACGGTACGCTGAGCGTCTAAAACATCCAGGAATGAAATTTCGCCTTCCTTGAAAAGCTGTTGGGAGAGAAAAAATGCTTCTTGTGCATTTTCGTATGCTTTAAAAAGCGAGAAGGCCTGTTCATTAATGTGCGCATAATCGCTGAGCGCGGTTTCGACTTCGACAACTGCTTCGAGAACAACCTTGCGATATGATTCATAAGCCTCCATTTCGCGGGCGCGGGCAGCATCAATTTCGCCTTCCAGACGGCCAAAGCTCAGCACGGTTACGGCAGCACCGACGGCGACATTCCAGATGCCGGTGGAACTGGCGAAGGCATTTTCAGCGACGCCATAAAAGCCGCTTAAGGTAAAACTTGGAAAAATAGCTGTGAGCGTTGCCGCGCTCAGATTTGTTTTTGCACGCAAATTCGCCGCCGCCGCGCGAATATCAGGACGCAGCGCCAGAACCCGCGCCGGGGCCATCAGCACAGGCGCGACATCGCTATCCGGGATTTTTTTGCTTACAAATTCTATCCCTGCAAGATCATTTGGAAGTGCACCAGTCAGGACGCTCAAGCGCAAACGCGCGTTTTCACTCTGGCGTTGAAATTCGGGAATAGAGGCCCTGGTCGTGTTGACGAGGTTCTTTGTACGTTCGACGTCAAGCTGTGGCGATTCACCGGCGGCGTAGAGCTGGTCAACAAGGCTGAGCGTTTGTTCCTGCGTTTTAAGATTGTCTTGTGCAATGCGCACTTGTTTTTCTGCGGCGCACATTTCGGTATAGGTGCGCGCAACTTCTGCTACCAGGCTGAGCGTTACATCCTGATATTTTGCCTCCAGATTTTCAAGTGTCGCATTGGAAGCAGCAAAACGTTTGCGGTTTTTTCCAAAAATATCAAGCTCGTATGATACATCAAAGCGCGCATCGTAATAATCATCCGCATCGCTCTGAACGGTGTCTTCCCTGCCCTTGGTTGCGGATGCTCCAATTTGCGGAAAGAGTGATGCGCGGGTTGCCTTGCGCAGGCCGCGGGCTTCAAGAATGCGAGCCTCAGCAATTTTTCGATCAGGACTGTCGGCCAGAGCTTTATCGATCAACACACTTAAGAGCGGGTCGTTAAAACGATACCACCAGTTTTGCAGTGATACGGCATTTGCACCGGCAATACGCTGTTCTTGTCCGCTTGCACTGACCCAGCTACCCGGGCCTTTAAAGTCAGGCAAATCCAGAGAACTGACGATACAACCGGACAGCGTTAAGGCGGAGCATGTCAACAAAAATGATATTCTCATATTTTATTGTCTCCTGCAGATTCAAGCGAGGCCTTATGAATGTTATGACCTGTGAGCAAGACTTCGACTTTACGTATAACAACGTAGAAAAGCGGCGTAAAAACAATTCCAAAAAATGTTACGCCGAGCATGCCGGAAAAAACCGCGATCCCGATGGCCTGGCGCATTTCCGCGCCTGCGCCGTGGCTGGTGACCAATGGCAACACGCCCATGATAAAAGAAAAAGAGGTCATCAGGATCGGACGAAGGCGCATGCGCGCGGCCTCAATGGCGGCTTCAACAATCTTGCGACCCTGCAGTTCCAAATCACGGGCAAATTCAACGATCAGAATGGCGTTTTTACACGCCAGCCCGGCAAGCACGAACAGGCTGATCTGCGTAAAGATATTGTTAGCCATACCCGTAGGCGCGCCCATGGACATTTGAAACTGGCCAAATAAATACACCCCGACCATGGCCGAGAGTGTGCTCATCGGCACGATTAAAATCACTGCCACGGGCAAGAAAAGATTTTCATACTGCGCGGCCAGTACTAAATAGGCCAATAACAGGCATAAAGGGAAAATCAGCATCGCAGTGTTACCCGCCAGAATTTGCTGATAGGTCAGGCCGGTCCATTCAAAGCTCATGCCTGGTGGCAGGGTTTCGGCAAGGATTTTGGCAATCGCGTCCTGCCCCTGCCCTGTGGAATAGCCCGGCGCAATATTGCCATTCAAATCGGCGGAGCGGAATGCGTTGTAACGCTGGGCGGCTTCGGGACCGAAGGATTGCTCGACTTTGATGACTGAGCCTAACGGCACCATATCACCATTTTTGTTGCGTGTTTTCAGGCGCAGGATGTCGGAAGGATCCGAGCGATATTCTTTATCGCCTTGTGCGATGACCTGATAGGTGCGGCCAAACATATTGAAATCGTTCACATAGAGAGAACCGAGATAGACTTGCATCGCGGCGAAAACATCCTGGATAGGAATGCCGAGTTGCTGGGCGCGCTCACGGTCAAGATTTGCAAAAAGCTGCGGGTAATTCACATCATAGTTACTAAAAACGTAGCTGAGGGCCGGGTCTTGGTTGGCGCGCATAGTGACTTGCTGAACGGCCTTGTTCAGCGCTTCGATTCCCAGATCAGCGCGGTCTTGAATGTGCAAGGCAAAGCCTCCGACTGTGCCCATACCGCGCACAGCAGGCGGCGGGAAAATTGCCACAAACGCATCGGGGATGGCCATGAATTTTTGCTGGAGCTGCCCGGCGATTGCGGGGCCGTATTGCTCCGGGCTCATGCGGTCTTCAAAATCATCAAGCGTGATGAAGACGATGCCGGAGCTAGCCGAGCTGATAAAGCCGTTGATTGACAGGCCGGGGAATTGTACCGCATTGCTCACGCCCGGATGAGCAGTGGCTATATCGGCCATTTGGCGGATAACGCTTTCGGTGCGTTCAAGGTTGGCGCCGGGAGGCAGCTTCGCAAATGCCACCAGATATTGTTTATCCTGCATTGGAATAAAACCTTTGGGCACGAGGTTAAAGCTGAATACGGTTGCGGCAATAAAGCCAGCGTAGAGGATCAGCATGATCACGCGATGGCGAGTGAAGAAGCCAACAGCTTTGCTGTAGCCATGCGCGCTGGCTGTGAAAATTTTATTGAAGATTACAAAAAACCAGCCAAAAAGCACATTAATTAAACGCGTCAGGAGATCTTTGGGCGCGTCTTTGGTTTTTAACAACATCGCAGAATATGCCGGTGAGAGTGTCAGCGCAACGATTGTCGAGATGATGGTGGCGATGGCGATCGTCACGGCGAACTGGCGATAGAACTGACCGGTCAGACCGCTGAGGAAAGCAATGGGTACGAACACACTGACCAGCACCAGCGAAGTAGCAATGACCGGCCCGGTGACTTCCTTCATAGCCTGGATTGTGGCATCGCGGGGTTTCAGACCTTCGCTGATATTGCGCTCAACATTTTCAACTACTACGATGGCATCGTCGACAACAATTCCGATGGCCAGAATAAGACCGAAGAGTGAGAGCACATTGATGGAAAATCCCAGAAAAAGCATAATGGCGAAGGTGCCGACAATCGAAACCGGCACAGCCAAAAACGGAATGACCGAAGCGCGCCAGGTCTGCAGGAAGACAATCACCACCAAGACTACGAGCAGCACGGCTTCAAACAATGTATGGATTACCGATTGAATAGAGTCTTTTACGAATACTGTAGGGTCATAGACGATAGAATAATCAATTTCGTCAGGGAAATTCTTTTTGAGATCGGCCATGGCGGCGCGAACATTATCGGAAATTTCCAGCGCATTGGCGTCGGGCGCGGCAAAAATCGGGATGGCAACTGCCGGCTCATTATTCAAAAATGATCGCAGGGCATAGCTTTCCGCGCCAAGTTCAAGACGCGCGACGTCTTTGAGCCGCGTCAACGCGCCGTTTTCATCGGCTTTGATAATAATATTTTCAAATTCCTCAACGCTTTGCAGACGGCCTTGCGTGTTGACCGGTAATTCGACCTGCAGGCCTTCTTCATAAGGCGCACCACCGATCGTTCCGGCGGCGACCTGTAAATTCTGGCCGCGGATGGATGCGATCACTTCCCCAGGAGTCATGCCCAGTTCAGCAATGGCTTCGGGGTTGAGCCAGACACGCATGGCATAATCACCGGAGCCAAAGACCATCACGCGGCCCACGCCAGAGATTTTGGCCAGCCGGTCCTTGACGTTAATCGTGGCGTAATTGCGCAAATACAGCATGTCATAGCGCTCGGACGGGGAGCGCAAGTGTACGACCATCGTTAAATCCGGCGAGCTTTTGGTTACGGTCACGCCAAGCTGGCGCGTGACATCGGGCAGGCGCGGGAGCGCCTGTGAGACTCGATTTTGCACAAGCTGCTGGGCCAGATCGACATCAGTGCCGATCTCGAACGTGATGGTCAGTGACATACGGCCATCGGCAGAAGCCAGCGAACTCATATAGAGCATATTTTCAACGCCGTTGATTTGCTCTTCCAGCGGCGTGGCCACGGTTTCTGCAATCGTCATCGGGTTAGCGCCAGGAAAAGCGGCGCTGACATTGACCGAAGGCGGGGACACTTCTGGATATTCGGAAATCGGCAGGTTAAACATCGCGATGAACCCGGCGATAAAGATCAGCAGCGAAAGGACGCTGGCAAAAATTGGACGATCGATGAAATAGCCTGACAGGGTCATGTCTTTACGGGCCTTTTATGGAAGAGGACGACGACGTTTCATCCTGAGGTGGTTCTTCGCTTGGCGCCGCAGCAGGCACGCTTTCAGCTTTATCCTGCTCCCCTGCCATCATCGGCGCAACCGGCATTCCGGGACGGATCATTATAATGCCCTGAGCCACGACTTTCTCGCCCTCGGACAGGCCGGAAAGGACAACGCGGCTGTGACCGCTACGATCACCGAGTTGAACCTGACGGTATTCAATAACATTGTCCTTATTTACGACATAGACAAAGCGGCGATCCTGATCGATGCCGATCGCTTTTTCGCCGACGAGCATCCGACGCGCGCGATCGGCGCTACCCAACCGCACTTTGGCGAACATGCCGGATAAAAGGGCGCCATCACTATTTTCCAGCACCGCACGGGCGCGAATAGTGCCGGAAGCCGGATTGATGCGGTTATCAAAAGCATGGATTACGCCATCGATTGGCTGCTCAGCGTCACCACGCAAAATGACCTGCACAGGGATTTTACCTTCGTCTTCTTTGCTGCGCACCTGTTCACGAATATTTGAAAGATAGGTTTGTTCGTCAACTTCGAAATCAACATAGATCGATTCATCATCTACAATCGTCGTGACAATGGGCGCACCCGGCCCGCTTTCGACGACATTGCCGAGCGTGATTTCAGCGCGACTGACCCGGCCTGAAATGGGGGCTTTCACACGGGCATAGTCCAGATCAATTTCGGCCTTTTGCAAGGCGGCCTTTGCACCGCTGATTTCAGCCAGAACAAAATTAAAGCGGGAACGGCGCTCATCGACGATGCGCTGGGAAATGGCGTTGGTTTTGATGAGTTCCTGCGCACGCTTATATTCTTTATCGGCCAGATTGTAATTGCTTTGCGCAGCCTGAAGAGCGGCTTTGGCCTGCTCAACCGCCGCTTTATAGGGGCGAGAATCAATAACGAAAAGGACATCACCTTTCTTAACATGTTGGCCGTCCTGAAATAAAATCTCGGTGATGCGGCCACTGACCTGCGGGCGAATGGCGGCATAATCCACTGCGCTCAAGCGGCCAGGGAAATCTTTCCAGATGCGAACATCCTGTGTGCCGATAATTTCGACACTGACAGGCATCGGGCCCTGTGGCATACCTTCGCCCGGCCCTTGTGCATCGGCATGGTTAAACGGATTGAGTGCGATAAACAGGCCCGCCACAAACAACATGATTACGCAAAAGACGGTCAGTTTTATAAGCAATTTTGAAAGGATTAATTTTTCAAGAAGTGACTTTGGCATTGGTTTGTCTTTCTTGGGCCTGTGGAAAACTCAGGAGTTAAAATAAATGCTCACTTTACAAAACCTTGCAATGGTTATCAGAGACTTAGGGGGTTTTTATGTTTGGCTGAGAACAAGACTTTGTAAAGACTATTAACTTTACTCTATAATCGTCCAAAAATGAAGAGGCTTAAAACCTACAAGATCTCATTCTTTGACATTGAACCATTCGAAAGAACAGGCGACGAATTCAGGATTGAGCCATTTTGGATTCGCACCGCCATATTTGAGCACTTCGCCATTTACGTCTGTGATCACACCGCCTGCGGCTTGCAAGACCGCATCAGCTGCAGCCGTATCCCATTCACATGTCGGGCCGAGGCGCGGGTAGATGTCGGCCTTGCCCGCCGCGATAACACAAATTTTCAATGAACTTCCGCGCTTGATCAGTTTTTTGATTCTAAATTGCTCAAGGAATTTTTCCAGTCGCTGCGCATCACCATGCGATTTGCTGGCAACTACGTTCAATCCGCCTTTGGGCGGCGGACGCACAGAGATGGGCTTTTCCGTGTCTGTGTCTTGTGACCAGCGGATAGCAGTACCTTCGCCATGGCCCGCATAAAGCTCACCTAAGGCCGGAGCATATACTACACCCAGAACTGGCTTGGCATTTTTAACAAGCGCTATATTTACAGTGAATTCCTCACCTCCATTCATAAATTCTTTTGTTCCGTCGAGCGGATCAACAATCCAGAAATATTCGTGACCTTCTACCGAG
It contains:
- a CDS encoding DUF4402 domain-containing protein: MIRHIQYVLAGLILLGLSPRAFAGVTEIQALQFGEYIVTHNDAVYSITVNVGGVVTYDPAGFIEIAATGQDGIYDIDGLPASTAITSVVISQTTPLTSGGLSFQMNTFTESHPASTDGAGVAQIRVGATADTSGNGVPYLDRTYNGMLEIQINF
- a CDS encoding efflux transporter outer membrane subunit, translating into MRISFLLTCSALTLSGCIVSSLDLPDFKGPGSWVSASGQEQRIAGANAVSLQNWWYRFNDPLLSVLIDKALADSPDRKIAEARILEARGLRKATRASLFPQIGASATKGREDTVQSDADDYYDARFDVSYELDIFGKNRKRFAASNATLENLEAKYQDVTLSLVAEVARTYTEMCAAEKQVRIAQDNLKTQEQTLSLVDQLYAAGESPQLDVERTKNLVNTTRASIPEFQRQSENARLRLSVLTGALPNDLAGIEFVSKKIPDSDVAPVLMAPARVLALRPDIRAAAANLRAKTNLSAATLTAIFPSFTLSGFYGVAENAFASSTGIWNVAVGAAVTVLSFGRLEGEIDAARAREMEAYESYRKVVLEAVVEVETALSDYAHINEQAFSLFKAYENAQEAFFLSQQLFKEGEISFLDVLDAQRTVNDAQSALTNAQAAKALALIRLYKSLGVGPT
- a CDS encoding efflux RND transporter periplasmic adaptor subunit; this translates as MGTQDVRIWKDFPGRLSAVDYAAIRPQVSGRITEILFQDGQHVKKGDVLFVIDSRPYKAAVEQAKAALQAAQSNYNLADKEYKRAQELIKTNAISQRIVDERRSRFNFVLAEISGAKAALQKAEIDLDYARVKAPISGRVSRAEITLGNVVESGPGAPIVTTIVDDESIYVDFEVDEQTYLSNIREQVRSKEDEGKIPVQVILRGDAEQPIDGVIHAFDNRINPASGTIRARAVLENSDGALLSGMFAKVRLGSADRARRMLVGEKAIGIDQDRRFVYVVNKDNVIEYRQVQLGDRSGHSRVVLSGLSEGEKVVAQGIIMIRPGMPVAPMMAGEQDKAESVPAAAPSEEPPQDETSSSSSIKGP
- a CDS encoding efflux RND transporter permease subunit, which produces MTLSGYFIDRPIFASVLSLLIFIAGFIAMFNLPISEYPEVSPPSVNVSAAFPGANPMTIAETVATPLEEQINGVENMLYMSSLASADGRMSLTITFEIGTDVDLAQQLVQNRVSQALPRLPDVTRQLGVTVTKSSPDLTMVVHLRSPSERYDMLYLRNYATINVKDRLAKISGVGRVMVFGSGDYAMRVWLNPEAIAELGMTPGEVIASIRGQNLQVAAGTIGGAPYEEGLQVELPVNTQGRLQSVEEFENIIIKADENGALTRLKDVARLELGAESYALRSFLNNEPAVAIPIFAAPDANALEISDNVRAAMADLKKNFPDEIDYSIVYDPTVFVKDSIQSVIHTLFEAVLLVVLVVIVFLQTWRASVIPFLAVPVSIVGTFAIMLFLGFSINVLSLFGLILAIGIVVDDAIVVVENVERNISEGLKPRDATIQAMKEVTGPVIATSLVLVSVFVPIAFLSGLTGQFYRQFAVTIAIATIISTIVALTLSPAYSAMLLKTKDAPKDLLTRLINVLFGWFFVIFNKIFTASAHGYSKAVGFFTRHRVIMLILYAGFIAATVFSFNLVPKGFIPMQDKQYLVAFAKLPPGANLERTESVIRQMADIATAHPGVSNAVQFPGLSINGFISSASSGIVFITLDDFEDRMSPEQYGPAIAGQLQQKFMAIPDAFVAIFPPPAVRGMGTVGGFALHIQDRADLGIEALNKAVQQVTMRANQDPALSYVFSNYDVNYPQLFANLDRERAQQLGIPIQDVFAAMQVYLGSLYVNDFNMFGRTYQVIAQGDKEYRSDPSDILRLKTRNKNGDMVPLGSVIKVEQSFGPEAAQRYNAFRSADLNGNIAPGYSTGQGQDAIAKILAETLPPGMSFEWTGLTYQQILAGNTAMLIFPLCLLLAYLVLAAQYENLFLPVAVILIVPMSTLSAMVGVYLFGQFQMSMGAPTGMANNIFTQISLFVLAGLACKNAILIVEFARDLELQGRKIVEAAIEAARMRLRPILMTSFSFIMGVLPLVTSHGAGAEMRQAIGIAVFSGMLGVTFFGIVFTPLFYVVIRKVEVLLTGHNIHKASLESAGDNKI
- the cysQ gene encoding 3'(2'),5'-bisphosphate nucleotidase CysQ, whose translation is MFDAEFHKRARERTRKLLANPEALCNMVRRIALGAGDIIMKYYEDLDGLEVDSKHDDSPVTLADREAETFIQMSLEQLTLDIPVIGEEAVALGKKTSVEGHEYFWIVDPLDGTKEFMNGGEEFTVNIALVKNAKPVLGVVYAPALGELYAGHGEGTAIRWSQDTDTEKPISVRPPPKGGLNVVASKSHGDAQRLEKFLEQFRIKKLIKRGSSLKICVIAAGKADIYPRLGPTCEWDTAAADAVLQAAGGVITDVNGEVLKYGGANPKWLNPEFVACSFEWFNVKE